The nucleotide sequence AGGACCCAAAAAGGGTATATAGTGATGTAATTGCAAAAAATTTGAGGAATGAAAAATCTGGTTATGAGCTTTATAACACGTTGGAAAATGGTTTAAAAAGTATTGATGTATATTTTAATGAATTAGAGATGGGTGCTGGACTTGGAGATTCTTTTAAAGAGTATTTTAATGCATTGAGCGATTTAGCAAATACTACCCCAGATAATACTGCAGAAAGCTTGTCAAAGAAAGAAGTGGTTGTTGAAAAAGCTACAGTCTTGTCTAATAAAATCAATGATGCTGCTAAATCAATAGAGAGACAGAGAAATGATAGTAATGAGAAAATAAAAGATTATACAGAAGAAGTAAATGATATTGCTAATGAAATAGCTTCTATTAATAAAAAAATTGCAAGTGTTGAATATGATGATAAAAAAGCCAACGAATTAAGAGATAGAAGGGATGTATTGTTAGATCAATTGTCAGAACTAGTTGATATAACAACCTACGAGGATGATAATGGAATGGTATCAGTTTATGTTGGTAATAATCCTCTAGTCGAGGGTTCAGTTAGTAATCAATTAATTTTAAAGGAAAATAGTGAAAACTATTATGATATATTTATAGG is from Deferribacterota bacterium and encodes:
- the flgK gene encoding flagellar hook-associated protein FlgK — its product is MVNIYDTLNKAAAGLASSQAGLSVTGNNINNVDTEGYSRQRVEIKNDNGLIITEDPKRVYSDVIAKNLRNEKSGYELYNTLENGLKSIDVYFNELEMGAGLGDSFKEYFNALSDLANTTPDNTAESLSKKEVVVEKATVLSNKINDAAKSIERQRNDSNEKIKDYTEEVNDIANEIASINKKIASVEYDDKKANELRDRRDVLLDQLSELVDITTYEDDNGMVSVYVGNNPLVEGSVSNQLILKENSENYYDIFIGNKKYGENINITNSIKAGKIKGELELRDNYYKEYADRLNNLKEALIF